GGTTTCTCACCCTCAAAGTGCGGATTGATCGCTTCCATACTTTGTGGGTCAGTAGTTGGGTGAGCGTCAGAGGGTGACTTGAACAGTTAGTACATTATTATAGCACAGTGACCGCACCAATCACTGACGGACAGACGCCAGCGAAGGCGCTAAACCAGACAGTGACCTCTAATCAGAATTCACAGATAGGACAACTATTTAGCCTAACCGTCTGACCTAGTTCTCTAGGGCAACTCGTTCGGCGTAATGGATGGGTCAGTACCTCTGAAGCCCGAACCTCGCTTCTGACCAAGATGGGGAAATAAGACATATTGGTTAGGCCAACTAGTTTGCATAACCAGTTAGGGTACCAAAACAGCCCCATTCGACCGGACCGGTCCCTGAAGAAAGCTGACCACAATCTGCTACTTTTGACCAACAATCCGTGTCTGAGTGGTTACGTATATGTGTTTTCGAATGGGTGAACGAAATCAGTCGGTCAATGATAGAAACGATAAAGCGGTCGGTTGTTGACGCAGCTGAGTGTATACGGAGATCCGGCGCCCAAATAGCGTGTAACGGAGAGGTATTGGCGATCGATTTCCCGTTTTGTTTAGATTATCGATCAATTAGGAAACATATCATTGATGGTTCTTCTGATACCCACAGTTGATTTACATTACACGACCCAAGTCTATCACATGACCAATAGAATTCGTTCTGAATCCCGCCGCAATTGACGATTCAATCGGCTTCTGGCAGAGCGAATTCCTCAATTCGGTCTTTGTACTGACTTCGTACCAAAACTTTTATTTGCGTATTCATCACTATTTTTCCTGTCCGTGAATCGGTCGAACGTGCCACGCGCAATTCGATCGGAGTGACAACCTCCACCAACCATGAGCCAACGCTATGCCGCCAGAACAGCGATCGGATCGGCCGATCGCAACGACCGCCAGGAGACGCGACAGCTGAACTCAATCTCGATACCAGACGAGACCGGCTTCACGAAGGCGACGCTCGACCGCCGAGGTGTGACCCACCGATGAGCGTCGTCGAACGACTCTTCCCGGGTGCGGATGAGGATACGGGTCGATTCGTCGTCGTCACGGCAGCGCTCGCCGCGCTCAACGGATTGCTCTTCGGCTTCGATACCGGCGTCATCTCCGGTGCGATGCTCTACATCCGGGATACGTTCGACTTGACCGCGCTGTTCGGCTACCCCCTCGCCAGCTCGACCGTCGAAGGGTTGATCGTCAGCGGTGCGATGGCCGGTGCGATCGTCGGCGCGGCGCTGGGCGGTCGCCTGGCCGACCGACTCGGACGGCGTCGCCTCATTCTGGTCGGGGCCGTCATCTTCTTCGCGGGATCGCTCCTCATGACGATCGCGCCGACCGTCGAGATCCTGATCGTCGGGCGCGTCCTCGACGGACTCGGAATCGGCTTCGCGTCGGTCGTCGGACCGCTGTACATCTCCGAGATCGCGCCGCCGAAGATCCGGGGGTCGCTCGTGACGTTCAATCAGATCATGATCACGGGCGGCATCTTCGTCTCGTATCTCACCAACTACGCCCTGGCGAGCCTGATCGTCGACGCCGAACTCTCGTGGCGTCTCATGCTCGGGGTCGGGATGGTTCCCGCGCTCGTCTTGCTCGTCGGGATCCACTTCCTGCCGGAGAGCCCCCGCTGGCTCGTCGAGCGGGATCGAGAGCAACGGGCGCGCTCCGTGCTCGGTCGGATCAGGAACGGTACTGACATCGACGCGGAGGTTCGAGAGATCAAGCGCGTGGCGGCGATCGAAGAGGACGGCTTCAGGGAGCTACTCAAGCCCTGGATCCGTCCCGTAATGATCGTCGGCCTCGGGCTCGCGATCTTCCAGCAAGCGACGGGTATCAACGCGGTCGTCTACTACGCGCCGACGATTCTGGAAGCGTCCGGGTACAGCGACACCGCCGCGATCTTCGGCACGATCGGCGTCGGCGCCATCAACGTGGGCCTGTCGATCGTCGCGGCCCTCCTGCTCGACCGCGTCGGCCGCCGCCCGCTGTTGCTCGTCGGCCTGGTCGGAATGTTCGTGACGCTGGCCGTCCTCGGCGGCGCTTACTACCTCCCCGGGATGTCGGGACTGATCGGCCCGATCGCGGTCGCGAGCCTGATGCTGTTCGTCGCCGGCCACGCTCTCAGCCTCGGGCCGGTGTTCTGGCTGCTCATCTCCGAGATCTACCCGCTCAACGTCCGCGGTGCGGCGATGGGCGTCGTCACGCTCGTCCTTTGGCTCTCGAACTTCCTCGTCGCGCAGCTCTTTCCCTCGCTGTTCGAAATCGGTCCCACGGTCGCCTTCTGGTCGTTCGCCGGGGTGACGGCCGCGGCGTTCGCGTTCGCGTACGTCTTCGTACCGGAAACGAAGGGACGGAGCTTAGAGGAGATCGAGGCCGATCTGCGCGAGACGGCGGTGACCGGCGACGAGCTGTCGATCGCCGACCGCGCCGATCGAGCGGACGACTAACCGCTCCTCGCGAACACAGCCGGGCCACACCGGCTCCCGAACTCGAACGAGGAGAACGACGGCTTCGCGGTCTCTCGACTGCTGTCTTAGAACGATTGTCGCCCGTCCCCGTCGATCGAGTATTCCGGTCCCCATTGCAGTGAGTAGCCACACACTGGTCGTCCGAAGCGCCGCAACGGACGACGGTTTCGCGTCGGCAGCCAGTCTCGCGCCCGCGGTTCAAAATCGCCGCCGCTCGCCGCGAACGACGAGGCGTTTGCGACCGTCAAACGTCGTCGCTCCGACTCCGATTCGCGCTCGGACGACCAGGCGGCGATCGAAAACGGCGCACCCAAATTACAACCATATGAATGTAAATCATCTTGTGAGGATTGAATACGATCACAATCCTGCAAAATATTGCGATGGAAACTCCTTTGAGGAGGACGTCAGCGGACGGCTGCGATTCGCCGGCAATCGGGCTGATCGAGCGATCGAATCAACGCGGACGGTCTCGCCGATTTCGCCGCCTCGTCCGTGGAACCGACTCTACTCGTCTCGAGCGGTCGCATTCCTATTGTCGGACCGGCGCCGCCGAACGCCGTTTGAAGCTCGCAAACGGACTGAGATCAGGAGAACTTCGCATTGATCTCGATGACGTTCGCGGAACGGGTGACCATGTCCGGAAGCTCCTCGCGGTACCGATCACCGGTCATCCGGCGCGAGGGGCCGGAGATGCTCACCGCGCCGAGGACCTCGTCCTCGCCGGCCATCACCGGCGCAGCGACACACCGCAGCCCCTCGATCTTCTCCTCGTCGTCGAACGCGTAGCCGCGCTCGCGGATCGTCTCGAGGTCGTCGAAGAGGTCGTCTCGGGTGGTGATTGTCTGCGCCGTATAGGCCGGTAACCCGTGCCGATCGACGATCTCCTCGATGCGATCGCGCGGGTAGTGGGCCAGGATCGCCTTTCCGAGCGAGATACAGTGGAGGTACTCCCGCTTCCCGACCGTCGAGGCCGTCTGGACGGCTCGATCGCCGCCCTGTTTGTAGAGGTACACCGCTCGGCCGTGTTCCTCCGTTGCGAACTGCACGAGCTCGTCACACGTCGCGGCCAGGTCGTCTAGTTCGTCGGTCACGACGTCGTAGATTCCCAGCCGATCTTTTACCCTCTCGCCGAGTTCGAGGTACCGGAGACCGAGCCGGTACTCCTCGTCGTCCTTAATGACGTGTTCGTCCTCGAGCAGCGTCGCCAGGTGGCAGTGGACCGTCCCCTTCGACCGGCCGAGTTCGTTCGCGATCTCGGTAACGCGAGCGCGCTCGTGTTCGTGCAGGTAATCGATGATCTCGAGCGTAATGCCCACCGCCTGAATCGTCCGCGGCTTCGTCGTTTCCGCCATGAGTGAGATGAGCATATGCAAGCACTAAATTGTTCGTGTGTTTCAAACGGTTTTTGTCCGGATGCAAGAACTATTCGAGGGCCACGGGTACCGGACGAGTTCGATAACACTGCCGTCACTGACGCCCGTTCTCGGGCGCCTGCCCGGCGGTTGTCGTCGCGAGATCGCCTATAGATCGAACGAGACGACCGACTTCAACGTCTCGGGCGAGTTGGCGAACGCCGCTTCGATCTCGTCGAGCCCGTAGATCCCGGTTACGAGGTCGTCCAATACTGATTTCGGCACGTCGCCGAGCCATTCGGCTGCCGCCTCGAAGTGGGATCGGCGAGAGTTGACGACGCCGAGCAACGCCTTGTTGGTGACGACGAGTTCGGAGTGGAACGCGCCGCAATCGACGGCGAACGAGTCGGACTCCTCGGGGATGCCCTGCACGGTCGCGACGCCGTTCGGGGCCAGCGCACGAACTGCGTCGACGGCGTGTTTCGGGTACCCGGTCGTCTCGAAGACGTAATCGGCCGGCGCATGCGTATCGGCGAAGTCGGCGACCGGCGTCTCGCGCGAGTCGACGTACGTGGCGCCGACCGCTTCGATGAAATCGATCGTCGGATCGGGGCGATCACGCCTCCCGAGGCAGTACGTCCGGGCGAACTCGTCGCCCGTCGCTAAGCGAGCGAGCGCGAGCAGTCCGAGGTTCCCGTTTCCCAGTACGAACGCGCGCTCGGGTCGCCAGGCGAACGCCGAGCGCGCCGCGAACGCCTGCTCGAGCGATTTTTCGAGCAGGCTCGCCGGTTCGACGAAGAACCCGTATTCGGCGCGAGAGTCGGGAACGGAGGCGAGGTGCTCCGGGTTAGCCGTGAAGTACTCCGCCATGTAGCCGTGGGCCCCCGTGATCCCGCACTCGTGGAACGTCCCCGGTGGCGCCACGTCGAGTTCGCCGTTCTCGGCGAACCGCGACCCCGCATCGACCGGCCGGCGAACCAACGGAGCGACGACCTCACCTTCCGCCAGGCCGGTTCCGTTCGCGTCCGCGACCACGCCGACCGCCTCGTGTCCCAGAACGAGATGGTCCGCACCGGCCGGAACGTCGCCGCCGATCTCGCCGGCCACGATCCGTCTGTCCGAACCGTCGATGCCTACCGCTAGCGTCCGAATCAGCGCTTCACCGTCGTCGGGAGACGGTCTCTCCGTCTCGATGACGCGCAGTTCCGGTCCGTCCGGAACGAGTGCTACGGCTTGCATGTACACTCGACGGTGTCTGACGACTACTATAAATCTGCTCCCGCTCCCGACCGACGACGCTGGTCGAACAGTTCGGTCGCCGCCCATCCAAGGGCCGGAGTCGGTCACGGGCTCTTCGGTACCATCGCGTCGGGAGTAGTGGGCGACGGTGACGTTTGCACGTTTCAAACAGGGCCTTCGAACCCGCACCGGCGACCGCCAACTGCAAGGAGCATAACGTATTTGTGCACGTACCACAACCACTAATCCGTATGTCCGAGCAGCAAGAGCAAGCCGTTTCACCAGCCGTTCGTAGCCGCGTCGACAACTACGTCGGCGGTCAGTGGACGACACCGGCCGCCGAGACGACCCAGTCCGTCGTCGACCCCGCGACCGGAGACGACCTGGCGACGGTCGAATTTTCGTCAGCCGAGACCGTCGACCAGGCCGTCCGGACCGCGAACGACGCGTTCGAAGACTGGCGCCAGACGCCCGTCGTCGAGCGGGTCCAGTACCTGTTCGACCTGAAGACCGAGCTCGAGGACCGGATCGACGAGATCGCGACCGCGCTCTCCCGCGAGCACGGGAAGACCGTCGCGGAGGCCCGCGGAGAGATCCGTCGCGGCATCGAGAACGTCGAGGTCGCCTGCGGGATGCCCAACATGATGCGCGAGGGCAGCGGCAACGTCGAGGACGTCGCCTCGGGAATGGACGAGTACGCCGTCCGGCAGCCGCTGGGCGTCTTCACCGCCATCACGCCGTTCAACTTCCCCGCGATGATCCCGCTGTGGTTCCTCCCGTACGCGGTCGCGACCGGAAACACGTTCATCCTCAAGCCCAGCGAGAAGGTGCCGCTGAGCTCGCAACTGATCTTCGAGGCCGTCGACGCAGTCGACTTCCCGGACGGCGTCGTCAACCTGGTCAACGGCGGCGCTGAAACCGTCAACGCGCTACTCGAACACGACGATATCGAGGGCGTCTCGTTCGTCGGAAGCTCTCCCGTCGCCAAGCACGTCTACGAGACCGCGGCCCAACACGGCAAGCGCGTCCAGGCCCAGGGCGGCGCGAAGAACTACGCCGTCGTCACCGACCAGGCCTCCCTCGAGGACGCGATTCCGAACATCATCGGCTCCGTCTACGGCAACGCCGGCCAGCGGTGTCTCGCCAACGACGTCGTCGTCGGCGTCGGCGACGTCTACGACGACCTCCGCGAGCAGTTGATCGACGCCGCCGAGGACCTGACCGTCGGCGTGGGGGTCGAGGAAGAGACCGACGTCGGGCCGCTGATCACCGACGAGTCGCGCGAGCGCGTCCTCGACCTGATCGAGAACGCCCTCGACGAGGGTGCCGAACTCGTCCTCGACGGCCGGGACTTCGAACATCCCGAGGGCCTGGCCGGCAGTTTCCTCGGGCCGACGCTGCTCGAGGGCGTGACCGCCGATATGGAAATCGCCCAGGAGGAAATCTTCGGGCCGGTGCTCTGTCTCGCCGAGGTCGATGCTCTCGACGAAGCGATCGAGATGGTCAACGCGACCAAGTACGGCAACGCCTCCTCGATCTACACCGAATCGGGCAGCGAGGCCCGCCGGTACAAGTACGCGGTCGACGCCGGGAACATCGGGATCAACGTCGGCGTCTGCGCGCCGATGGGCTTTTTCCACTTCGGCGGCCGGAAGGCCTCGTTCTTCGGCGACCTCCACGCCCAGGGCGAGGACGCGGTCAACTTCTACACCGAGAAAACGATCCAGATCGAACGCTGGTACAGCTAACGCGGCGGACGGCTCCCGGATCGGACGACCGCCGGAGACAAACGGGGAATCGCGTCGGTCGATCGCGCTGCTCTCGATTTTTAGAAGTCGAGTCGGTACCGCCGGTACCGGTAGCGTCGTCGGAGCCGCTTACTCGTCATTCGTCGCTGGCATCGATCCGGCGTGTCGCGCAACCGCGTCTTCGTACCGTTCCTTCGCGGCGCGACTCGAGTCCGCCAGGTAGGCGGTGTCCTTCCCGACGATGAGGAAGTCGAACCCGGCTTCGACGCGGTCCTCGATCAGGTCCTGGGACGCCGTGAACGTTCCGACGGGAGTTCCGTGTCGGTCCCCGGCTCGAACGACGCGATCGATCGCGTCCTGCAGTTCCGGCGCGTCCCACTGGCCGAAGACGCCGAGCACGCCCGAGAGGTCCGCCGGCCCGACGAACAGCGCGTCGATGCCGTCGACCGCGGCGATCTCGTCGACGCTCTCGAGGCCGGCGCGGCTCTCGATCTGGGCGATCGTCACGATCGACCCGTTCGCGTCGGCGACGTACTCGACGAAGTCCATTCCGTACTCCGCGGCGCGGCCGCTCGCGATGCCGCGGATTCCCTCGGGCGGATAGCGAACGGCATCGACGAGTTGCTCGGCCTCGTCGGCCGACTCGATCATCGGGACCATCACGCCGGCGACGCCGATGTCGAGGACGCGTTTGATCCGACTCGGATCGTTTCGCGGCACTCTGATTATCGCCTCGGTCGGTGCCTCCTTCGCGTCGATCGCACGGGAGATGTGCTCGACGGTTTCGAGGCTCATCGTCGTGTGTTCGGTGTCGACGAGCACGAAATCGAACTCGAGGGCGGAACTCACCTCGGCGACGGCCGGATGGCCGATCGAGAGCCAGTTCCCGACCGGATACTCCCCCGCCTCGAGCGTCCGTTTGAAGTGACGGCTCATCGGTCTTCGGTGCGGTGGTCGCGGTAGCGGTTCGGTTCGAGACGTCCCGCGTCGGGACGTCCGCTCCGGCTGCGTGTCGATCGAGGACCGATCGCGGAAGCGATCGGCCTATCGGGTCCAGTTGCTACGGTCGCTGACATGGACGTATCCCGTCATCCCGCTCCGAGAGCTATAAAAATTCGGGTTAGTCGAACTCCGTCCGTCGCGAGAACGTTCCCGGGCCGAATCGTCACCACCGGAAACTATAACACCTATCTTCACAATCGATTTGATGATGCAAGCCGTGATCACCTGTCGCGGAGCGTGGGAACAACGCTCGTACCGCGAACGCGACGGCGCAGTACCGACTCGCAGCCACACAGCCTGACTCAAACCATGTACGACGACTTCGCATCCACGCTCGCGGCGACGATGTGGGCGGACTTCGACGAACAACCGGACCGGGACGGCCCGACGGCCGAGATAACCGACGTCAACTCGATCGTCATCGACGGCAACTTCCCGTGGACGATCGTCACCCTCGAGACCGATCAGGGAGTGACCGGGATCGGCGAGGCCTACCCCTCGCCTGGCGTCCACGAAATTATCACCGACTACCTCCGACCCGTCCTCGTCGGCGAGAACCCGCTGGACGTCGAACGACTGTACTACCTCATGCGCGAGAGCCTCTCGGGACGGGGCTCGCAGTGGGGGGTCGGCACCATCGCGATCAGCGGCATCGAGATCGCGCTCTGGGACGCCGCCGGGAAGATCCTCGACCAGCCCGTCTACCAGCTGCTGGGCGGAAAGCTGCGCGATCAGGTTCGCGTCTACGCCGACTGCCACGCCGGGGAAGCGATGGTCTCCTCGGCCGCGGAGGGCCAGGAAACGGCGACCTACGAACCCGAGGCGTACGCGAAGGCCGCGCGCATGGCCGTCGATGACGGGTTCGACGTGATCAAGTTCGACCTCGACGTCCCCTCCGGGCGGGAGATCGACACCCTCTCGCGGCACTTCGACCCGCCGGAGATCGAACACAAGCGCTCGGTCGTCGAGGCGGTCACCGACGAGATCGGCGACGAGGCCGAGGTCGCGGTCGACCTTCACTGGAACTTCAGCCCCGAGACGGCCGAACGGCTCTGTCAGGCGATCGAACCGTACGATCTCGCCTGGATCGAGGATCCCCTCCCGCCCGAGAACACCGACGCGATGCGCGAACTCAAGCGTCGCGTCGACGTGACGCTGCTGACCGGCGAGAACCGCTACGGCCGCCACGGCTTCCGTGACCTCGTCGAGACCCAGGCGGTCGACTTCCTCGCGCCCGACGTCCCCAAGACCGGCGGGATCGCCGAGACGAAGAAGATCGCCGACCTGGCCGAGGGCTACTACCAGGCGCTCGTTCCACACAACATCGGGAGCCCGGTCGCGACGGTCGCGACCGCCCACGTCGGCGCGACCGTTCCGAACTTCGTCGCCCTCGAGTACCACGCTCGCGAAGTCCCGTGGTGGGACGATCTGGTGGCTCGGGACGAGCCGCTCATCCGGAACGGACGGCTCGAAGTGCCCGACGCGCCAGGCCTCGGCATCGAACTCGACTGGGACGCCGTCGAGGAACACCGGAAACGGTCTTGACGCGGCCCTCCTGCGGTCTCCGTCCCCGCTGACTCTCGTCTCCGCCTCGGTCGATTCACCCTCGAACGGTGATCTCGAGTCGGAACCGAGCACAAAACCTAATGTGCTTTCTTTCGTACTGTTGAGCGGACGATGGTTGCAATCGATTACATGGCCCATCAGGAGCAGTACGACCCCTCGCAGCTGTTGGAGTACGGCGACGTCGCCACCGACGCCGGCTACGAGACCGTCTGGACGTCGGATCACTTCCACCCGTGGTTCCACACGGGCGCCGACTCGGGGTTCGCCTGGTCGTGGCTCGGTGCGGCTACCGAACGGCTCGACGGGCCGATCGGAACGTGCGTCACGCCCGCGACCGGCCACTACCACCCCGGC
This is a stretch of genomic DNA from Natrinema salifodinae. It encodes these proteins:
- a CDS encoding sugar porter family MFS transporter; translation: MSVVERLFPGADEDTGRFVVVTAALAALNGLLFGFDTGVISGAMLYIRDTFDLTALFGYPLASSTVEGLIVSGAMAGAIVGAALGGRLADRLGRRRLILVGAVIFFAGSLLMTIAPTVEILIVGRVLDGLGIGFASVVGPLYISEIAPPKIRGSLVTFNQIMITGGIFVSYLTNYALASLIVDAELSWRLMLGVGMVPALVLLVGIHFLPESPRWLVERDREQRARSVLGRIRNGTDIDAEVREIKRVAAIEEDGFRELLKPWIRPVMIVGLGLAIFQQATGINAVVYYAPTILEASGYSDTAAIFGTIGVGAINVGLSIVAALLLDRVGRRPLLLVGLVGMFVTLAVLGGAYYLPGMSGLIGPIAVASLMLFVAGHALSLGPVFWLLISEIYPLNVRGAAMGVVTLVLWLSNFLVAQLFPSLFEIGPTVAFWSFAGVTAAAFAFAYVFVPETKGRSLEEIEADLRETAVTGDELSIADRADRADD
- a CDS encoding IclR family transcriptional regulator, with protein sequence MAETTKPRTIQAVGITLEIIDYLHEHERARVTEIANELGRSKGTVHCHLATLLEDEHVIKDDEEYRLGLRYLELGERVKDRLGIYDVVTDELDDLAATCDELVQFATEEHGRAVYLYKQGGDRAVQTASTVGKREYLHCISLGKAILAHYPRDRIEEIVDRHGLPAYTAQTITTRDDLFDDLETIRERGYAFDDEEKIEGLRCVAAPVMAGEDEVLGAVSISGPSRRMTGDRYREELPDMVTRSANVIEINAKFS
- a CDS encoding HpcH/HpaI aldolase family protein encodes the protein MSRHFKRTLEAGEYPVGNWLSIGHPAVAEVSSALEFDFVLVDTEHTTMSLETVEHISRAIDAKEAPTEAIIRVPRNDPSRIKRVLDIGVAGVMVPMIESADEAEQLVDAVRYPPEGIRGIASGRAAEYGMDFVEYVADANGSIVTIAQIESRAGLESVDEIAAVDGIDALFVGPADLSGVLGVFGQWDAPELQDAIDRVVRAGDRHGTPVGTFTASQDLIEDRVEAGFDFLIVGKDTAYLADSSRAAKERYEDAVARHAGSMPATNDE
- a CDS encoding alcohol dehydrogenase catalytic domain-containing protein, which encodes MQAVALVPDGPELRVIETERPSPDDGEALIRTLAVGIDGSDRRIVAGEIGGDVPAGADHLVLGHEAVGVVADANGTGLAEGEVVAPLVRRPVDAGSRFAENGELDVAPPGTFHECGITGAHGYMAEYFTANPEHLASVPDSRAEYGFFVEPASLLEKSLEQAFAARSAFAWRPERAFVLGNGNLGLLALARLATGDEFARTYCLGRRDRPDPTIDFIEAVGATYVDSRETPVADFADTHAPADYVFETTGYPKHAVDAVRALAPNGVATVQGIPEESDSFAVDCGAFHSELVVTNKALLGVVNSRRSHFEAAAEWLGDVPKSVLDDLVTGIYGLDEIEAAFANSPETLKSVVSFDL
- a CDS encoding mandelate racemase/muconate lactonizing enzyme family protein; translated protein: MYDDFASTLAATMWADFDEQPDRDGPTAEITDVNSIVIDGNFPWTIVTLETDQGVTGIGEAYPSPGVHEIITDYLRPVLVGENPLDVERLYYLMRESLSGRGSQWGVGTIAISGIEIALWDAAGKILDQPVYQLLGGKLRDQVRVYADCHAGEAMVSSAAEGQETATYEPEAYAKAARMAVDDGFDVIKFDLDVPSGREIDTLSRHFDPPEIEHKRSVVEAVTDEIGDEAEVAVDLHWNFSPETAERLCQAIEPYDLAWIEDPLPPENTDAMRELKRRVDVTLLTGENRYGRHGFRDLVETQAVDFLAPDVPKTGGIAETKKIADLAEGYYQALVPHNIGSPVATVATAHVGATVPNFVALEYHAREVPWWDDLVARDEPLIRNGRLEVPDAPGLGIELDWDAVEEHRKRS
- a CDS encoding CoA-acylating methylmalonate-semialdehyde dehydrogenase encodes the protein MSEQQEQAVSPAVRSRVDNYVGGQWTTPAAETTQSVVDPATGDDLATVEFSSAETVDQAVRTANDAFEDWRQTPVVERVQYLFDLKTELEDRIDEIATALSREHGKTVAEARGEIRRGIENVEVACGMPNMMREGSGNVEDVASGMDEYAVRQPLGVFTAITPFNFPAMIPLWFLPYAVATGNTFILKPSEKVPLSSQLIFEAVDAVDFPDGVVNLVNGGAETVNALLEHDDIEGVSFVGSSPVAKHVYETAAQHGKRVQAQGGAKNYAVVTDQASLEDAIPNIIGSVYGNAGQRCLANDVVVGVGDVYDDLREQLIDAAEDLTVGVGVEEETDVGPLITDESRERVLDLIENALDEGAELVLDGRDFEHPEGLAGSFLGPTLLEGVTADMEIAQEEIFGPVLCLAEVDALDEAIEMVNATKYGNASSIYTESGSEARRYKYAVDAGNIGINVGVCAPMGFFHFGGRKASFFGDLHAQGEDAVNFYTEKTIQIERWYS